The genomic stretch CTACCTGACGATGCCCTTGATCGACAAGGTGCTGATCCCCTACCAGAACGGCACGCCGATCGACACGACACAGGTGCTGTTCTACCTCGGCGGCCTGCTGGCGGCCGCGCTCGTGGCCTGGTCGCTCGGCTGGGCCCGCACCTACATCCTGGCACTGGTCAGCGAACGTATCGGCTCCGACCTGCGCACCACCACTTACGAGCATTTGCTCAAGTTGTCGCTCGAATATTTCGGCGGCAAGCGGACCGGCGACCTGATGGCGCGCATCGGCAGCGAAACCGACCGCATCTGCGTGTTTCTGTCACTGCATCTGCTCGACTTCGCCACCGACGTGCTGATGATCCTGATGACGGCGGCGATCTTGTTCTCGATCAATCCGTGGCTGGCCCTGGTGACGCTGCTGCCGCTGCCCTTCATCGCCTGGTTGATCCACGTCGTCCGCGACAAACTGCGCACCGGTTTCGAAAAAATCGACCGGGTCTGGTCCGAAGTCACCAATGTGTTGGCCGACACCATCCCCGGCATCCGGGTGGTCAAGGCGTTTGCCCAGGAGCAGCGCGAAGCGACCCGCTTCCGCGACGCCAACCGTCACAACCTCGCGGTGAACGACCGGCTCAACAAGGTGTGGTCGCTGTTCTCGCCCACCGTGTCCTTCCTGACCGAGGTCGGTCTGCTGGTGGTGTGGGCCTTCGGCATCTGGCTGGTGGCACACGGGCAAATCACCGTCGGCGTGCTGACCGCCTTCCTCGCCTACATCAGCCGCTTCTACACCCGGCTCGACTCGATGAGCCGCATCGTCTCGGTGACGCAGAAGGCCGCGGCCGGGGCCAAGCGCATCTTCGACATCCTCGACCATGTGTCGAGCGTGCCCGAACCGGTTCGGCCGGTGCACAAGGAGCACTTCGAGGGCCGCATCGAGTTGCGCGACGTCGGCTTCCGCTACGGCAGCCGCTCGGTGATCCGCGGCCTCGACCTCAACATCGCACCGGGCGAGATGATCGGCCTGGTCGGCCACAGCGGCTCGGGCAAGAGCACGCTGGTCAACCTGATCTGCCGCTTCTATGACGTGACCGAAGGCGCGATCCGGGTCGACGGTGTCGACATCCGCTCGCTGCCGGTGGCCGAATACCGCCGCCACATCGGGCTGGTGCTGCAAGAGCCCTTTTTGTTCTTCGGCACCATCGCCGAGAACATCGCCTACGGCAAGCCGGGCGCCACCCGCGAAGAAATCATCGCGGCCGCGCGCGCCGCCCATGCACACGAGTTCATCCTGCGGCTGCCGCACGGCTACGACTCGGTGGTCGGCGAACGCGGCCAGGGTTTGTCGGGCGGCGAGCGGCAACGCATCTCGATTGCGCGCGCACTGCTGATCGACCCGCGCATCCTGATCCTCGACGAGGCCACCTCGGCCGTCGACACCGAGACCGAAAAAGAAATCCAGGCGGCCCTCGACAACCTGGTCCGCGGGCGCACCACGATCGCGATCGCCCACCGGCTCAGCACGCTGCGGCAGGCGGACCGGCTGGTCGTGATGGACCGCGGCCAGATTGTCGAGGTCGGCCCGCACGACACGCTGATGGCCCACCAGGGCGCCTATTGGCGGCTCCATCAAGCCCAGGCGGCCAACGCCGAAGGCGGTGCTGCCGCGGGCTGGAACGAAGACAGCGCCGCCCGCGACGCAGCCTGAACACGACGCAAATCGCCATCCATGTCTCATCAACCCCCTTTCGAGCTGAGCCGCAACACCTTCGGCCGCCTGGTGCTCACCACCGTGAGCGGCGACGTGCATGAAGGTGTCACGCCGGTGCGTGCCTTTCCGATTGCGGCACCCGACGAAGGCATCGCCCTGGTCGGGCCCGACGGCCACGAAGTCGCCTGGGTCGACCGGCTCCACGACCTAAGTGACACCTCGCGCGCGCTGGTCGAGCAGGAACTGGCCACGCGCGAGTTCTTTCCCGAGATCCGCCGGCTGGTCTCGGTCTCGACCTATTCCACCCCCAGCACCTGGCAGGTCGAAACCGACCGCGGCCCGACCACGCTGCTGCTCAAGGGCGAGGAAGACATCCGCCGCCTCGGCGCGCAGTCCGTGATGATCCTCGACG from Caldimonas brevitalea encodes the following:
- a CDS encoding DUF1854 domain-containing protein is translated as MSHQPPFELSRNTFGRLVLTTVSGDVHEGVTPVRAFPIAAPDEGIALVGPDGHEVAWVDRLHDLSDTSRALVEQELATREFFPEIRRLVSVSTYSTPSTWQVETDRGPTTLLLKGEEDIRRLGAQSVMILDGHGVQFVIRDLASLDKTSRRMLDRFLT
- a CDS encoding ABC transporter ATP-binding protein produces the protein MSPSNSTLAAGSLPDPWQADLGSTLAEGENVLAWLQVDLDTQLRFASGLIALTERRLLVREPGQAWQSWPLHLGLALQHEDHAGVGRVELHDRQARLGCWRYTLRHHAEALQLIDRFNAQLETLATGVTHVTDGDVCERCKTPLAPDQEDCPACHRETPAAPSTWTLLRLWRFAKPYKGQLLAGFALTLGSTGATLVPPYLTMPLIDKVLIPYQNGTPIDTTQVLFYLGGLLAAALVAWSLGWARTYILALVSERIGSDLRTTTYEHLLKLSLEYFGGKRTGDLMARIGSETDRICVFLSLHLLDFATDVLMILMTAAILFSINPWLALVTLLPLPFIAWLIHVVRDKLRTGFEKIDRVWSEVTNVLADTIPGIRVVKAFAQEQREATRFRDANRHNLAVNDRLNKVWSLFSPTVSFLTEVGLLVVWAFGIWLVAHGQITVGVLTAFLAYISRFYTRLDSMSRIVSVTQKAAAGAKRIFDILDHVSSVPEPVRPVHKEHFEGRIELRDVGFRYGSRSVIRGLDLNIAPGEMIGLVGHSGSGKSTLVNLICRFYDVTEGAIRVDGVDIRSLPVAEYRRHIGLVLQEPFLFFGTIAENIAYGKPGATREEIIAAARAAHAHEFILRLPHGYDSVVGERGQGLSGGERQRISIARALLIDPRILILDEATSAVDTETEKEIQAALDNLVRGRTTIAIAHRLSTLRQADRLVVMDRGQIVEVGPHDTLMAHQGAYWRLHQAQAANAEGGAAAGWNEDSAARDAA